One Setaria viridis chromosome 3, Setaria_viridis_v4.0, whole genome shotgun sequence DNA window includes the following coding sequences:
- the LOC117849100 gene encoding putative cyclin-dependent kinase F-2 codes for MERPAPAAAGASRKRRRVSVGSTEHYEEVSRLGEGNFGGVVKARHRVTGQTVAIKRLTTAAADAAEDPMREASLHEACGDHPFIVGFHGLARDPATSRICLVTECVDGPSLHDYLHHRRRRGLPPLPEPTVRAVMWQLLTAAKAMHDARVVHRDIKPENILVAGDRRAVKICDFGLAMSMSDAPPYEQAGTLSYKAPEMMLEMPDYDARVDAWSLGCVMAEIINNGRPPFQGGDEDGQLRAIFDVLGVPDDETWPEFCSTPFAAKVSPEREAEHRENRLRELFPEATLSKEEFEVLNDLLTCNPGKRLTADAALKHMWFAKVDALELPRKDEVASALPGKKKPLMAPAACAKRRKLQCV; via the coding sequence ATGGagcgccccgcccccgccgccgcaggagcgaGCCGCAAGAGGCGGCGCGTCTCCGTGGGCAGCACCGAGCACTACGAGGAGGTGTCCCGCCTCGGCGAGGGCAACTTCGGCGGCGTCGTCAAGGCGCGCCATCGCGTCACGGGCCAGACCGTCGCCATCAAGCGCctcaccacggccgccgccgacgcggctgAAGACCCGATGCGCGAGGCGAGTCTCCACGAGGCGTGCGGAGACCACCCCTTCATCGTCGGCTTCCACGGCCTCGCACGCGACCCGGCCACGTCGCGCATCTGCCTCGTAACGGAGTGCGTCGACGGGCCGAGCCTCCATGACTacctccaccaccggcgccgccgcggcctcccgccGCTCCCGGAGCCCACGGTGCGCGCCGTCATGTGGCAGCTGCTGACGGCCGCCAAGGCGATGCATGACGCCCGCGTCGTCCACCGCGACATCAAGCCGGAgaacatcctcgtcgccggcgaccgcAGGGCCGTCAAGATCTGCGACTTCGGGCTGGCCATGTCCATGTCCGACGCGCCGCCGTACGAGCAGGCCGGCACGCTCTCCTACAAGGCACCCGAGATGATGCTGGAGATGCCCGACTACGACGCGCGCGTCGACGCCTGGTCCCTGGGATGCGTCATGGCGGAGATCATCAACAACGGGAGGCCCCCGTTccagggcggcgacgaggacgggcAGCTCCGCGCCATCTTCGACGTGCTCGGCGTGCCGGACGATGAGACATGGCCGGAGTTCTGTTCCACGCCGTTCGCCGCCAAAGTTTCGCCGGAGCGGGAAGCGGAGCATCGGGAGAATCGTCTGCGCGAGCTCTTTCCTGAGGCGACGCTGTCCAAGGAAGAATTCGAGGTCCTGAACGACCTTCTCACCTGCAACCCCGGCAAGAGGCTCACGGCGGACGCCGCGCTCAAGCACATGTGGTTTGCCAAGGTCGACGCGTTGGAGCTTCCAAGGAAAGATGAGGTGGCATCGGCGTTGCCCGGGAAGAAGAAGCCGCTCATGGCTCCTGCGGCTTGTGCGAAGAGACGAAAGCTGCAGTGCGTGTGA
- the LOC117850020 gene encoding uncharacterized protein → MFFFFVGGVEQGAGRALKEAAGRCLRCGGTADLVETEKVLKLFFVPVWRWPGKDPAYLCRECGLLAPGSLGAEPGPSLLPREARCGACSRAVDPQFRFCPFCGSAL, encoded by the coding sequence atgttcttcttcttcgtgggcggcgtggagcagggcgccgggcgggcgctcaaggaggcggcggggcggtgCCTGCggtgcggcggcacggcggaCCTGGTGGAGACGGAGAAGGTGCTCAAGCTCTTCTTCGTCCCCGTCTGGCGGTGGCCCGGGAAGGACCCCGCCTACCTCTGCCGCGAGTGCGGCCTCCTCGCGCCGGGTTCCCTCGGCGCCGAGCCGGGCCCGTCGCTGCTGCCCCGGGAGGCCCGGTGCGGCGCGTGCAGCCGCGCCGTCGACCCGCAGTTCCGGTTCTGCCCCTTCTGCGGCTCTGCGCTCTGA
- the LOC117850713 gene encoding uncharacterized protein isoform X2: MIIASLAGGCCGCCRPRHGASESKRIIGIIAAVLSWIAALLAGAFYANGAVWNFPITRYGITWCRLLRHGYFRLPALLSLAATALAILSYIMLRARAPDARPSTAPAAGASEPKPQTPPVGEAVMVPPEPQWPSSHGHRQAQQPLPEHRVGGPSWTPYRQVASPPRRQAQPAVEMMMA, from the exons ATGATCATCGCCTCCCTGGCCGGCGGatgctgcggctgctgcaggCCGCGGCACGGAGCCTCCGAGTCCAAGCGGATCATCGGCAtcatcgccgccgtcctctcatG GATCGCGGCGCTGCTCGCGGGGGCGTTCTACGCGAACGGCGCGGTGTGGAACTTCCCCATCACAAGGTATGGCATCACGTGGTGCAGGCTCCTCAGGCACGGCTACTTCAGGCTGCCGGCCCTGCTGAGCCTCGCCGCCACGGCGCTCGCGATCCTGTCGTACATCATGCTccgcgcgcgggcgccggaTGCCAGAccgtcgacggcgccggcaGCAGGGGCCTCCGAACCCAAGCCGCAAACACCGCCGGTTGGGGAAGCGGTCATGGTTCCACCGGAGCCTCAGTGGCCCTCTTCTCACGGGCACAGGCAAGCGCAACAGCCGCTTCCGGAGCACCGTGTGGGAGGGCCCAGTTGGACGCCGTACCGACAGGTCGCTAGTCCCCCTCGGCGTCAAGCACAGCCAGCAGTAGAAATGATGATGGCTTAA
- the LOC117850713 gene encoding uncharacterized protein isoform X1: MRWMAVFLQSDDIGIDVYSEECDYPANRAYLLSIIAIPLLAVAMIIASLAGGCCGCCRPRHGASESKRIIGIIAAVLSWIAALLAGAFYANGAVWNFPITRYGITWCRLLRHGYFRLPALLSLAATALAILSYIMLRARAPDARPSTAPAAGASEPKPQTPPVGEAVMVPPEPQWPSSHGHRQAQQPLPEHRVGGPSWTPYRQVASPPRRQAQPAVEMMMA, from the exons ATGAGATGGATGGCTGTGTTCTTGCAGTCGGATGACATCGGCATCGACGTATACTCCGAAGAGTGTGACTACCCGGCCAATCGGGCTTACCTGCTGTCTATAATCGCGATCCCGCTGCTGGCGGTGGCCATGATCATCGCCTCCCTGGCCGGCGGatgctgcggctgctgcaggCCGCGGCACGGAGCCTCCGAGTCCAAGCGGATCATCGGCAtcatcgccgccgtcctctcatG GATCGCGGCGCTGCTCGCGGGGGCGTTCTACGCGAACGGCGCGGTGTGGAACTTCCCCATCACAAGGTATGGCATCACGTGGTGCAGGCTCCTCAGGCACGGCTACTTCAGGCTGCCGGCCCTGCTGAGCCTCGCCGCCACGGCGCTCGCGATCCTGTCGTACATCATGCTccgcgcgcgggcgccggaTGCCAGAccgtcgacggcgccggcaGCAGGGGCCTCCGAACCCAAGCCGCAAACACCGCCGGTTGGGGAAGCGGTCATGGTTCCACCGGAGCCTCAGTGGCCCTCTTCTCACGGGCACAGGCAAGCGCAACAGCCGCTTCCGGAGCACCGTGTGGGAGGGCCCAGTTGGACGCCGTACCGACAGGTCGCTAGTCCCCCTCGGCGTCAAGCACAGCCAGCAGTAGAAATGATGATGGCTTAA
- the LOC117850764 gene encoding uncharacterized protein, with product MDTSVIALSVVVLLFAVASAVLGFIAETTKLNPDEIKYSGGVCVYPAKPAYALGICAAALLAAAQIIASVAGVSGCFKPQGGAPGPKRKKAVSSAVLSWILAVVAVASYAQGVVWNAATTRDAVTDGWFIKCHYLKGAVFRRAALLGLAAAVLGICAYAILRERPAGDEPKPDGQQPAVGEVQNTRTPPPQVQAHPQV from the exons ATGGATACTAGCGTGATTGCCCTGTCCGTCGTGGTGCTACTGTTCGCGGTTGCGAGCGCCGTCCTGGGGTTCATCGCGGAGACCACAAAGCTCAAT CCGGATGAAATCAAGTACTCTGGCGGCGTGTGCGTCTACCCGGCCAAGCCAGCATACGCGCTGGGGATATGCGCGGCGGCCCTGCTGGCGGCGGCCCAGATCATCGCGTCGGTGGCCGGCGTCTCCGGCTGCTTCAAGCCGCAGGGCGGCGCTCCCGGTCCCAAGCGGAAGAAGGCCGTCAGCTCCGCCGTCCTCTCATG GATAttagcggtggtggcggtggcatcCTACGCGCAAGGCGTGGTGTGGAACGCGGCCACGACGCGCGACGCCGTCACGGACGGGTGGTTCATCAAGTGCCACTACCTCAAGGGCGCCGTCTTCAGGAGGGCGGCGTTGctgggcctcgccgccgccgtgctcgggATCTGCGCGTACGCCATTCTTCGCGAGCGACCTGCTGGGGACGAACCCAAGCCCGACGGACAGCAGCCGGCGGTCGGGGAAGTGCAGAACACGCGAACTCCTCCTCCACAGGTTCAAGCACATCCGCAAGTATAG
- the LOC117849101 gene encoding uncharacterized protein, with product MEAGVTVLLTVMVGLFGLTSAVLGFIAEAQSLTPSDIHVSGSECVYPANPAHALGVCAILLLAVAQITASAAGGCCGCCRPGGGASKSTRRVVGVIVAMLSWIMAMIAVLYYWKGVEWNAPGTHPAAIAGGNEECVYFKDGGFTRAAILSLVATSLAIKSFFLLRAPASTPEALEGADEPKADGQHPPEAGVAVGLPQWPAPGNGHAPYSHPAQG from the exons ATGGAGGCTGGCGTGACGGTCCTCCTAACCGTCATGGTGGGGCTGTTTGGGCTGACGAGCGCCGTGCtggggttcatagccgaggcccAAAGTCTCACC CCGAGTGACATCCACGTGTCGGGCAGTGAGTGCGTGTACCCGGCCAACCCCGCTCACGCGCTGGGGGTATGCGCGATCCTCCTGCTGGCGGTGGCCCAGATCACCgcgtcggcggccggcggctgctgcggctgctgcaggCCAGGTGGCGGTGCGTCCAAGTCCACCAGGCGAGTCGTGGGCGTCATCGTCGCTATGCTCTCATG GATAATGGCCATGATCGCTGTGTTGTACTATTGGAAAGGCGTGGAGTGGAACGCGCCGGGGACGcaccccgccgccatcgccggcggcaACGAGGAGTGCGTCTACTTCAAGGACGGTGGCTTCACCAGGGCGGCGATCCTGAGCCTCGTCGCCACCTCGCTCGCAATCAAGTCCTTCTTCCTGCTCCGTGCTCCAGCTTCTACGCCTGAGGCGCTAGAAGGTGCCGACGAGCCCAAGGCCGACGGCCAGCATCCACCGGAAGCCGGGGTCGCGGTCGGTCTGCCACAGTGGCCGGCTCCGGGGAACGGGCATGCGCCATACTCGCACCCTGCACAGGGCTAA